The genomic segment CTTCATATCTATCTTAAAAAAGGTGCCTTATATCATTTGAGATTGCAATGACCATCAGCAAGAACAATATAGAAGCACCGAAAATAGCCGCATATTTTTGATGTTTCAAACTTAAATCTCTACGTATAACTGCTTCTACAATGTAGTAGAATAAATGGCCACCGTCTAGTAATGGAATTGGTAACAAATTAATTGCAGCTAAATTAGCTGAAAGAATTGCCATGAAATATAAAACCATAATAAATCCCTTTTTTGCTGACTGCCCCGAATATTTTGCAATTTTTATCGGTCCACCTATTTCATTTACACTTCTCTTACCAACAATAATTTGAAAGATAGCTTTGATTGTTAAGCACATAGTATGGTAAGTTTCACTCATTGCTAAGCTCACAGCTCCAAGAAAAGATGACTGCTTTAACCCCACTATGTTAACTGAAGTAATCCCTATAGTTTTTCTCTCTATTATGTTGCCAAAAATATCCCTATCTTCAATTGTTGATGGAGTGAGGCTAGTGCTATGCTCCTCATTGCCTCTATTATATTTAATTTCCATCCTTGTCCCAGGGTTTGATGTTACCACACGTGAAATATCTTCAAAATATTTTATTTCATATTCATTGATATTCGTAATAGTGTCACCTGGCAATAAACCAGCTTGCTTTGCTGCACTACCTTCAATTACATTTCCAATCACAGGTGGAGTGCGATAATAGCCCACTACGCTGAAAAATATCGTAAAAGCTATAACAGCAAGTATCATGTTTGCAAATGGTCCTGCAAAAACTATTGCTGCTTTTTTGTATCGTGGTTTTGTATGAAGTGAATATAGCCTTTCTTCTTCTGTTAATTCTTGTTGGCCAGCCGGAACGCTTGCTGCGTTACTATCTCCTAGCATTTTAACATAACCACCAAGTGGAACGGCACTTAATTTCCATCTGGTTCCAGACTTATCATGAAAACCAAAGATTTCAGGACCAAAGCCTATAGAAAAAGACTCAACTTTCACTTTGCATGCTTTGGCAATAATATAATGTCCGTATTCATGCACAAACACTATAACAGAGATGATTAAGGCAAATGATAAAAAACTATATGTTACATCACTAAATTGACGAATAAGATTAGAAATTAATTCCACCTGTGCTTTAGATCTTAACCAAGTGTTAAGTATATTAAAACATGCCTCGCTTGACAAGTGTTTAATTTGATCCTTAAATTAAAAAAAGTTCAATAGCAATGACAGATATTTCTTTATTAAGAAGAAAATTGATATATAGAAGCTGGCATAGGGGTTGTAAAGAAACTGATATACTTTTAGGATACTTTGCACTGAAGTATCTTGATAAGTTTTCCCTAAATGAGCTAATTGAGTATGAAAAAATAGTTGATCTTGACGATTATGAATTATATTGCTACATAACTCACAAAACACTCCCTCCTTCTAGCTTAAACAGTGATATGGTCAACCTGATTGCTTGTTTTATTAAAGCTAATCCTTTATGTACTCAATAATTTTATTTACTTTACCCAGTACTTCTGTATATTCTGCTCTTTTTTCGTTTCTATACTTTTTGCGTTCTTGAGTTATTTCATTTAACTGCTTCGTTAATTCTAAAACTTTATCCTCAAGAGTCAGTGCTGCAAGCAAGAAATTTAATGTATCCGAGCCTTTGCCTCCAATTTTTTGAGATATAGAACTAACTAACTTGTCAAAACTATTAGCAAGATGTAACAGATGGTCCTTCTTTCCATTTTCACAAGATACTTTGTATGTGCTATTACGTATAACTATTTCTACTATTTGCATATAATGCTAAAAACTCTCATTGTACAGCACTAACTTAGCCTCCACTATTTTAGTTATAGTATAAATTTTTACCCATTAATCAAGTTGGATAATTTTTTACTGCTACGAAAATATGTTTTAAAGTATCGGTTTTTTGCAAAATTCTGTAACATCGAATGATTTGTTTCTTTCAAATTATAACTTCTGATTGAAAAGGAGCCAAACCCCCTAATCTCAACCCTGTTGTGATGCCTCAATGTATTTGAAAGGATTCCAAAAAACCTGTTAACTATAGTTGCTATAATCACCTTATCCAAAAGAGGATGCCTCTTTGCCACCTTCATTATTATACTAGATTTCGTTGCCATTGTACGAAACTAAAATCATATATCACTTAGCAGACAGTATTATATTATATTTTTCTACACCCAATACTTCAACTTCTATCCTTTCTGATATAGAAAATTTTTTATTTTCTGGTAGATGCTCTTGATCTATTAAGAGAACTACATCATTTTCAACTTCCACAACTAATCCGCTCTCTTCTCTTTTACCTACAGTAACTTGCATTTTGTCACCTACTCTCACGTTCTTTATCAGTTCTTCAAGGGGATCATACTCCATGTGTTTTATACCAAGATAAATTCTTGTGCGATTTACGTTAGCTCTTATTACTTTTGCTTCTATTGTATCGCCCACATTATACTTTCTTATCTCGTCTAAACCATTCTTGGACCAACTGAGATCCTGTGCATAGATCGTTCCTTCCACATTTTCATCTATTTCACAATCATCGAAAGCAACAGATATGTATGAGCCGGTATTACTTTTAACTTTACAAGAAACAATAGAACTTGGAGGATATTTATTGACAAATACTTGCCAAGGATTATCTACACATCTTTTCATACTTAAGCTCATCCTATTCTTAGTAGTGTCAACACTAAGAACTTTTACAGACACTTCTTGTCCCCTAGTGACAAGACTACTAACCGGTAAATT from the Candidatus Wolbachia massiliensis genome contains:
- the rseP gene encoding RIP metalloprotease RseP; translated protein: MELISNLIRQFSDVTYSFLSFALIISVIVFVHEYGHYIIAKACKVKVESFSIGFGPEIFGFHDKSGTRWKLSAVPLGGYVKMLGDSNAASVPAGQQELTEEERLYSLHTKPRYKKAAIVFAGPFANMILAVIAFTIFFSVVGYYRTPPVIGNVIEGSAAKQAGLLPGDTITNINEYEIKYFEDISRVVTSNPGTRMEIKYNRGNEEHSTSLTPSTIEDRDIFGNIIERKTIGITSVNIVGLKQSSFLGAVSLAMSETYHTMCLTIKAIFQIIVGKRSVNEIGGPIKIAKYSGQSAKKGFIMVLYFMAILSANLAAINLLPIPLLDGGHLFYYIVEAVIRRDLSLKHQKYAAIFGASILFLLMVIAISNDIRHLF
- a CDS encoding succinate dehydrogenase assembly factor 2; amino-acid sequence: MTDISLLRRKLIYRSWHRGCKETDILLGYFALKYLDKFSLNELIEYEKIVDLDDYELYCYITHKTLPPSSLNSDMVNLIACFIKANPLCTQ
- a CDS encoding cell division protein ZapA, with amino-acid sequence MQIVEIVIRNSTYKVSCENGKKDHLLHLANSFDKLVSSISQKIGGKGSDTLNFLLAALTLEDKVLELTKQLNEITQERKKYRNEKRAEYTEVLGKVNKIIEYIKD
- a CDS encoding HU family DNA-binding protein; amino-acid sequence: MATKSSIIMKVAKRHPLLDKVIIATIVNRFFGILSNTLRHHNRVEIRGFGSFSIRSYNLKETNHSMLQNFAKNRYFKTYFRSSKKLSNLING